From one Candidatus Methylomirabilis sp. genomic stretch:
- a CDS encoding NAD-binding protein produces MNFIIVGCGRVGAELAYRLFQKGHQVAVIDQVAAALNNLPTDFRGRTVEGEALATDVLRRAGIEQADGLAAVTNSDSLNAVVAHVAKTVYHVPQVVVRNYHPRWRALHEAFGLQVVSSTSWGAQRIEELLYPAFARSVFSAGNGEVEIYELSVPEAWHGRTLQDLLPAAECLAVALTRVGKAILPSPENRLEAGDIVHLSATLVAIDALRERLQTPQGR; encoded by the coding sequence ATGAATTTCATTATCGTGGGGTGTGGACGGGTAGGCGCGGAGTTGGCGTACCGCCTGTTCCAGAAGGGGCATCAGGTGGCCGTCATCGACCAGGTGGCCGCTGCGTTAAATAATCTGCCTACCGACTTCCGCGGACGTACAGTAGAAGGCGAGGCACTGGCCACTGATGTGCTGCGCCGAGCGGGGATTGAACAAGCCGACGGTTTGGCCGCCGTCACCAACTCCGACTCGCTCAACGCGGTCGTCGCGCACGTGGCAAAGACCGTCTACCATGTGCCCCAGGTGGTCGTCCGCAACTATCATCCGCGCTGGCGAGCTTTGCATGAGGCCTTTGGCCTCCAAGTCGTCAGCTCGACCAGTTGGGGCGCACAGCGCATCGAAGAGCTGCTCTACCCCGCCTTCGCCAGGAGCGTGTTCTCGGCCGGCAACGGCGAAGTCGAGATCTATGAGCTCTCGGTGCCTGAGGCCTGGCACGGCCGTACCCTCCAGGATCTCCTGCCCGCAGCCGAGTGTCTGGCCGTGGCGTTGACCCGCGTAGGCAAAGCTATCCTCCCCTCCCCTGAGAACCGTCTCGAGGCGGGCGATATCGTGCACCTGAGCGCCACGCTGGTAGCGATCGACGCGTTGCGTGAGCGGCTGCAGACGCCGCAAGGGAGGTAA
- a CDS encoding APC family permease, translated as MPTIEEEGGTTVVRRTAEYQPPRSWRTWLIGRPLRTADAPHQAIGKTVGLAVFASDALSSTAYATDEILFVLAAAGATAFVYALPISLAIVALLTIVTLSYEQTIHAYPGGGGAYIVARDNLGEFPAQIAGASLLTDYILTVAVSVASGVAQITSAYPSLFSYRVPLAIGLVLFMMLVNLRGVRESGAVFAVPTYFFLGMLFLTVGSGLAQYLMGGLGAVENPPHLGKEPLMQSVTLFLLLHAFSNGTTALTGVEAISNGVPAFKEPRSRNAGITLIWMSAVLGVLFFGITFLAGKIGAIPSEAETVISQLARTTYEGRGLLYLATIAATTLILVMAANTAFADFPRLSALLAADGFLPRPLTYRGSRLVYSRGIVALALIASLLIWLFQANVNALIPLYAIGVFLSFTLSQAGMAHRWWKAGHLSTGQEAQERGSIVRHDPRWVLKMAINSFGALCTAVVMLVFAMTKFADGAWIVILLVPILVAMFTAIHYHYRDLAAHLSLEQYGGPPRISRQRVILAVSGVHRGTLAALRYARTISDDITAVHICTDPVEAETLNRKWGSWGDGIRLVVLDSPYRLFLEPLLGYIEEIAARRQPNEIITIIVPQFVPRHWWHNLLHNQTAVLLRLMLLFKPGIVIIDVPYQIE; from the coding sequence GTGCCTACAATTGAGGAAGAGGGCGGAACGACCGTCGTGCGGCGAACCGCCGAATATCAGCCGCCTCGCTCGTGGCGGACCTGGCTGATCGGCCGACCGCTCCGGACCGCCGATGCGCCCCATCAGGCCATTGGCAAGACGGTCGGTCTGGCTGTTTTCGCCTCTGACGCGCTCTCCTCCACCGCATACGCCACCGACGAGATTCTGTTCGTCCTGGCTGCTGCCGGGGCGACAGCGTTCGTCTATGCCCTTCCGATCTCGCTGGCCATCGTAGCGTTGCTGACTATTGTCACGCTCTCATACGAGCAGACCATCCATGCTTACCCTGGTGGTGGTGGAGCCTATATCGTCGCCCGTGACAATCTGGGAGAATTCCCCGCTCAGATTGCCGGGGCGTCGCTGCTGACCGACTATATCCTCACCGTGGCCGTCTCGGTCGCTTCTGGCGTAGCCCAAATTACCTCGGCCTATCCGTCCCTTTTTTCCTATCGGGTACCATTGGCGATTGGGCTGGTACTGTTCATGATGCTGGTCAACCTGCGCGGCGTGAGAGAATCCGGCGCGGTGTTTGCCGTGCCCACGTACTTCTTTCTCGGAATGCTGTTTTTGACCGTAGGGAGCGGTCTCGCCCAGTACCTGATGGGGGGTCTTGGTGCTGTGGAGAACCCCCCGCATCTCGGAAAAGAACCCCTCATGCAGTCAGTCACCCTGTTTTTGCTTCTCCATGCCTTCTCCAATGGCACAACGGCCCTCACCGGTGTGGAGGCCATCTCGAACGGGGTCCCTGCGTTTAAGGAGCCACGTAGCCGCAACGCAGGGATCACGCTGATCTGGATGTCCGCCGTCCTGGGCGTGTTGTTCTTTGGTATCACCTTCCTGGCCGGCAAGATTGGCGCCATTCCCTCAGAGGCAGAAACGGTGATCTCCCAACTCGCACGCACAACCTATGAGGGACGGGGCTTGCTGTACCTGGCCACTATTGCGGCTACAACCCTCATCCTGGTCATGGCGGCCAATACGGCGTTTGCCGACTTTCCGCGGTTGAGCGCCCTGCTGGCGGCAGATGGCTTTTTGCCCCGGCCCCTCACGTATCGGGGAAGCCGACTTGTCTACTCGCGCGGCATTGTGGCGCTGGCCCTCATTGCCTCACTCCTGATCTGGCTGTTTCAGGCCAACGTGAACGCACTAATCCCGCTCTATGCTATCGGTGTGTTCCTCTCCTTCACGCTGTCACAGGCCGGTATGGCGCACCGCTGGTGGAAGGCCGGACATCTCTCGACAGGGCAGGAAGCACAAGAGCGTGGCTCAATAGTCCGTCACGACCCGCGCTGGGTGTTGAAGATGGCGATCAACAGCTTTGGAGCGCTCTGTACGGCGGTAGTAATGTTGGTCTTTGCTATGACAAAGTTTGCCGATGGGGCGTGGATCGTGATCCTACTGGTGCCAATTCTTGTCGCGATGTTCACTGCCATCCATTACCATTACCGGGATCTGGCCGCCCACCTGTCATTGGAACAGTATGGTGGGCCGCCTCGAATCTCGCGTCAGCGTGTGATCCTGGCCGTCAGTGGCGTCCATCGCGGTACGCTGGCGGCGCTCCGCTATGCCCGCACGATCTCCGACGATATCACGGCCGTGCATATCTGCACCGATCCCGTCGAAGCCGAGACGCTGAACCGGAAATGGGGATCGTGGGGCGATGGAATCCGCCTGGTCGTGCTGGATTCTCCCTACCGGTTGTTCCTGGAACCCTTATTGGGGTATATCGAGGAGATTGCCGCGCGACGTCAGCCGAACGAGATCATCACCATCATTGTGCCGCAGTTTGTTCCCCGCCACTGGTGGCACAATCTCCTGCACAACCAGACCGCGGTGCTGCTGCGACTGATGCTGTTGTTCAAGCCGGGGATCGTGATTATTGACGTACCCTATCAGATAGAGTAA
- a CDS encoding thioesterase family protein codes for MSLYEGMTFEGAWRVTGAEAADRHGNPFIHVLTTPVVVEWMEEVATAGVQPHLSEGQGTVGSVMKMTHLAPTPIGLLVKVVATLTRIDGRRLIFRIEAFDEVEKIAECQHERVVVDLTRFHEKAGKKAGRVTTA; via the coding sequence ATGAGCCTATATGAAGGGATGACGTTTGAGGGAGCCTGGAGGGTGACTGGCGCCGAGGCGGCCGATCGGCATGGCAACCCGTTCATTCATGTACTCACCACGCCGGTTGTGGTCGAGTGGATGGAGGAGGTGGCGACAGCCGGTGTGCAGCCGCATCTGTCGGAGGGGCAGGGCACAGTCGGCAGTGTCATGAAGATGACGCACCTGGCGCCAACCCCGATCGGGCTTCTGGTGAAGGTGGTGGCGACGCTGACGCGGATTGACGGGCGGCGTCTCATCTTCCGGATCGAGGCCTTCGACGAGGTGGAGAAGATTGCCGAGTGTCAGCACGAGCGGGTCGTCGTTGACCTTACGCGCTTTCACGAAAAAGCTGGAAAAAAGGCGGGAAGGGTGACGACCGCGTGA
- the rtcA gene encoding RNA 3'-terminal phosphate cyclase, with protein sequence MSIVASSVLSIDGSYGEGGGQILRTALALSAVLGRPVELFKIRAGRKSPGLQPQHLSCVKALATITGAEVHGAELGSSCLHFAPGPITGGSHRIDVGTAGATSLVFQAILAPLAYANTSSALTITGGTHVPWSPPAPYISEVFLPMVERMGLGATWQVRRGGFYPKGGGEVRAIVQPLGRLSSIDLTNRGALLAIRVISAVAGLPRGIAERQANRVRDRFADAGHKIEIEIAEFDAACPGDTVFVWAEFEQARAGFGALGERGKPAERVADEAADGLLNFLAGDAATDPYLADQLAVLIALANGRSVLTTARVSRHLLTNLWTIQQFLPIEVSLEGQPDGPGRLSIDGAGMNVSSRERIAVARA encoded by the coding sequence ATGAGCATAGTGGCGAGTAGCGTTCTTAGTATAGACGGATCATACGGTGAGGGAGGCGGGCAGATTCTCAGGACGGCCTTGGCCCTGTCCGCCGTCCTTGGCAGACCCGTAGAATTGTTCAAGATTCGGGCGGGCCGAAAGAGTCCCGGCCTGCAACCGCAGCATCTCTCCTGTGTCAAGGCGCTCGCGACGATCACTGGCGCTGAGGTACATGGAGCGGAGCTTGGCTCTTCCTGCCTGCATTTTGCCCCTGGACCGATCACCGGAGGATCGCATCGAATCGATGTCGGGACAGCCGGGGCCACCTCCCTCGTGTTTCAGGCGATCCTGGCGCCGCTCGCGTATGCGAACACGTCGTCCGCGCTGACGATCACGGGTGGAACGCACGTCCCTTGGAGTCCGCCGGCCCCATACATCTCCGAGGTCTTCCTGCCGATGGTGGAGAGGATGGGGCTGGGCGCCACCTGGCAAGTACGTCGGGGCGGCTTTTACCCAAAGGGGGGTGGTGAGGTGCGGGCTATCGTGCAACCGCTGGGGCGACTGAGCTCGATTGACCTCACGAATCGCGGGGCGCTGTTGGCTATCCGCGTTATATCTGCTGTGGCCGGACTCCCCAGAGGGATCGCCGAGCGACAGGCCAATCGAGTTCGAGATCGGTTCGCCGACGCCGGGCATAAGATCGAGATCGAGATTGCCGAATTCGATGCCGCCTGCCCGGGCGATACCGTATTTGTATGGGCTGAATTCGAGCAGGCTCGGGCGGGATTTGGCGCGCTTGGCGAGCGTGGCAAACCCGCCGAGCGCGTGGCCGATGAGGCGGCGGATGGCCTGCTGAACTTTCTCGCCGGAGATGCCGCCACCGACCCTTATTTGGCCGATCAACTCGCCGTGCTCATCGCGCTGGCGAATGGTCGCTCCGTCCTCACCACGGCGCGCGTGAGCCGGCATCTGCTCACGAATCTCTGGACAATTCAGCAGTTTCTGCCGATAGAGGTATCACTTGAAGGTCAGCCCGATGGGCCGGGGCGACTCAGCATCGATGGGGCCGGGATGAACGTTTCCTCACGGGAGAGGATCGCGGTGGCTCGCGCCTGA
- a CDS encoding N-acetyltransferase, which produces MVRKATTTDVQAIARLVNVYAGKGDLLPLTLQEIDKRIGDIQVFEQDGKIAGVCSLFVYGPDLAEIRSLAVWPEYEGKGIGRAVTETCIATARDLLIRRVFALTYKPAFFERLGFRVVDKLTLPEKVWKDCRRCSKWDYCDEVAVLLEL; this is translated from the coding sequence ATGGTGAGGAAGGCTACGACGACCGATGTCCAGGCGATTGCGCGCCTGGTGAATGTGTACGCCGGTAAGGGCGATCTGTTGCCGCTGACGCTGCAAGAGATCGACAAGCGGATCGGCGATATTCAGGTCTTTGAGCAGGACGGGAAGATTGCCGGGGTCTGCTCCCTCTTCGTCTACGGGCCAGACCTGGCGGAGATCCGATCGCTGGCCGTCTGGCCGGAGTATGAGGGGAAGGGGATCGGTCGAGCAGTAACCGAGACGTGTATCGCTACAGCGAGAGATCTCCTGATCAGGCGAGTCTTCGCCCTGACCTATAAGCCGGCCTTCTTTGAGCGCCTGGGATTTCGGGTGGTTGATAAGCTTACACTGCCGGAGAAGGTATGGAAGGATTGTCGCCGGTGCAGCAAGTGGGATTATTGCGACGAGGTGGCGGTTCTCCTCGAACTGTAA
- a CDS encoding pyruvate, water dikinase regulatory protein: MDRASAEGRYRIFAVSDATGSTAELVVRAALAQFQVAEVEIVRLPNIRTVSEVRRAIETAQASKGVIVHTLVSEELRQAVLLEGRERGVETIDLIGPLLFRLSDLLHSPPLMQPGLFRQLGQEYFQRIEAIDYTVKHDDGQDPLGLNRADIVLVGISRTSKTPLSIYLAGKGWRVANVPVILHLPLPGRLMTIEQGRIVGLIVAVDRLVELRRARLERKHAPVAEAYAKLEEVRTELSYSRSLFRKAGWPVIDMTNKSIEEAASEVLTLVAVLDTSQPTERKGTGTRRKSGGRK; encoded by the coding sequence ATGGACCGAGCATCAGCCGAAGGCCGTTATCGGATCTTTGCCGTCTCCGACGCCACTGGCTCCACCGCGGAACTGGTCGTCCGAGCCGCGCTGGCCCAGTTTCAGGTGGCTGAGGTCGAGATCGTGCGTCTTCCCAATATCCGGACGGTAAGTGAGGTGCGACGGGCGATTGAGACGGCCCAAGCGAGTAAAGGGGTTATCGTGCATACCCTGGTGTCAGAGGAGCTTCGCCAAGCCGTGTTACTGGAGGGGCGGGAGCGGGGGGTAGAGACCATTGACCTGATCGGACCGCTGCTGTTTCGCCTGAGCGATCTGTTGCACAGTCCGCCACTCATGCAGCCCGGTCTGTTCCGACAACTGGGGCAGGAGTACTTTCAGCGGATCGAGGCGATCGACTACACTGTGAAGCACGACGACGGTCAGGACCCGCTTGGCCTCAACCGCGCCGACATCGTGTTGGTCGGGATCTCGCGGACCTCCAAGACGCCGCTCAGCATCTATCTGGCCGGAAAGGGGTGGCGGGTTGCAAACGTCCCCGTGATCTTACATCTTCCGTTGCCAGGCCGGTTGATGACGATCGAGCAGGGCCGAATTGTTGGACTCATTGTTGCGGTGGATCGGTTGGTGGAACTGCGGCGGGCCAGGCTCGAACGCAAACATGCGCCTGTGGCCGAAGCCTACGCGAAGCTGGAGGAGGTGCGCACTGAGCTTTCATACAGCCGGTCGCTCTTCCGTAAGGCGGGCTGGCCGGTTATCGATATGACCAACAAATCGATTGAGGAGGCGGCGAGCGAGGTCTTGACCCTCGTTGCTGTACTTGACACGTCGCAGCCGACCGAGCGGAAGGGTACCGGCACTCGTCGAAAAAGCGGGGGAAGAAAGTAA
- a CDS encoding DUF3105 domain-containing protein yields MAKPQSAKSQVKKEAKQKAQQERAETEKAKRRQGLGGRIGLYAAIAAVLLVGGYWGYGKMTEKVSWTSVAILPSPHVPLGMPHPPYNSDPPTSGPHAPGLAQWGIHAEPVPKEMQVHNLEDGGVAINYSCQDCPDLVKRLTAIAERYDRIILAPYTDMDRKIALTAWGSIDKFDEFDEARIVKFIKAHIGIDHHGAGG; encoded by the coding sequence ATGGCAAAGCCGCAGAGCGCGAAATCACAGGTCAAGAAAGAGGCGAAGCAAAAGGCACAACAGGAACGGGCTGAGACGGAAAAAGCGAAGCGTCGTCAAGGGCTTGGGGGGCGGATCGGGCTCTATGCTGCCATTGCAGCCGTCCTACTGGTTGGCGGCTATTGGGGCTACGGCAAGATGACGGAAAAGGTATCCTGGACCTCTGTCGCGATCCTGCCGAGTCCCCACGTCCCACTCGGTATGCCGCATCCGCCGTACAATAGCGATCCACCCACCTCAGGACCCCATGCTCCCGGACTGGCTCAGTGGGGGATTCATGCCGAGCCGGTTCCTAAGGAGATGCAGGTTCACAACCTCGAAGACGGCGGGGTGGCGATCAACTACTCCTGTCAGGATTGCCCTGACCTGGTCAAACGTCTTACGGCAATTGCCGAGCGCTACGATCGTATCATCCTTGCGCCATACACCGACATGGATCGAAAGATTGCGCTGACGGCATGGGGCAGCATTGATAAGTTCGACGAGTTCGACGAGGCGCGCATCGTCAAGTTCATCAAGGCCCACATCGGGATCGACCATCACGGCGCCGGTGGCTAA
- the hpnD gene encoding presqualene diphosphate synthase HpnD codes for MNQVNDLQTNSRTITRQSGSNFYYAFLFLPKPKREALYAVYAFCRLSDDLVDDSQAGGDPAAALTRWRKALDTYFQDGVGPPVITTVGQAARRFHIPKVYFEELLNGMEMDLTRARYATFEELYPYCYRVASIVGLICIEIFGYTNPQTKIYAEQLGIAFQLTNILRDVGVDAQRGRIYLPQDELKRFGYSEEELLAGRYNRAFMELMQFQCARARDFFRAASAALSAEDERSLLAAEIMRAIYYRLLLRIEAQQYDVFHKNITIGKPRKLLLAGGLWLRSALRSRP; via the coding sequence ATGAATCAGGTGAATGACCTTCAGACCAACAGCCGCACGATCACCCGGCAGAGCGGTTCAAATTTCTATTATGCATTTCTTTTCCTCCCAAAGCCAAAACGGGAAGCGCTCTACGCCGTGTACGCCTTCTGCCGGCTGAGCGACGATCTGGTAGATGATTCACAGGCTGGAGGTGATCCAGCGGCCGCACTGACCCGATGGCGCAAAGCGCTCGATACCTACTTTCAGGACGGCGTTGGCCCCCCTGTCATTACTACTGTTGGACAAGCCGCGCGTCGGTTTCATATCCCGAAGGTCTATTTCGAAGAGTTGCTCAATGGCATGGAGATGGATCTGACGCGCGCCAGATATGCGACGTTCGAGGAACTCTACCCGTACTGCTACCGAGTGGCGTCGATTGTGGGCCTCATCTGCATCGAAATCTTCGGCTACACCAATCCGCAGACAAAGATCTACGCCGAACAACTGGGTATCGCCTTTCAACTGACCAACATTCTTCGGGATGTGGGAGTTGATGCACAACGAGGACGGATCTATCTTCCGCAGGATGAATTGAAGCGATTTGGATATTCTGAAGAAGAGCTGCTGGCTGGGCGTTACAACCGCGCCTTCATGGAGCTGATGCAGTTTCAGTGTGCGCGAGCCCGGGACTTTTTTCGAGCGGCTTCAGCCGCGTTGTCGGCAGAAGATGAGCGATCGCTGCTGGCCGCAGAGATCATGCGGGCCATTTACTACCGTCTGTTGCTCAGGATCGAAGCGCAGCAGTACGATGTCTTCCACAAAAATATCACCATCGGCAAACCCCGGAAGCTTTTGTTAGCCGGCGGCCTGTGGCTACGATCGGCGCTGCGCTCGCGGCCATAA
- a CDS encoding alpha/beta fold hydrolase produces the protein MKHWSRIGIMCRMTVAIVAISASAVGAAEQENAIGKEEYLVQGRDQGVKLFVREKRLANLPKITKENVVLFVHGLPSPASVIFDLALPGYSWLEYMAERGFDAFTVDIRGFGRSTKPAEMKESPNQNLPLVRVDQVMRDIDVAVDYIRSKRKVEKVNIIGYSIGASWSALYATLHPEKVNKLVMYGAVYGKNSTFVSAFGDPTNQDRPHYEMGAYRYLSRKEILDQWDGWIKPEFQDEWRDREVIDTWISTLFSSDPTAKQRSPESIQVPNGPYIDWHEIHAGRSLFDPARIKAPTMIVRGSAEELISNEAAEELLQKLTSAPSKRRLDIGDSTHYAMLEKNRLLLFRGVQNFLEE, from the coding sequence ATGAAACACTGGTCGCGAATCGGCATCATGTGCCGGATGACGGTCGCCATTGTCGCGATAAGTGCCTCTGCCGTGGGCGCAGCAGAGCAGGAGAACGCCATCGGCAAGGAGGAATATTTGGTGCAGGGCAGGGACCAGGGGGTTAAGCTGTTCGTTCGGGAGAAGCGACTTGCGAACTTGCCGAAGATTACCAAAGAGAACGTGGTACTGTTTGTCCACGGTCTTCCAAGCCCCGCTTCAGTCATCTTTGACCTTGCGCTTCCCGGGTATTCCTGGTTGGAGTATATGGCCGAACGCGGCTTTGACGCTTTTACTGTGGATATCAGGGGATTCGGACGCTCGACCAAGCCGGCGGAGATGAAGGAATCCCCGAATCAGAACCTTCCTCTGGTTCGGGTAGATCAGGTGATGCGGGATATTGATGTCGCTGTCGATTACATCCGTTCCAAGCGAAAGGTGGAGAAAGTCAACATCATCGGATACTCCATTGGCGCCTCTTGGTCCGCCCTGTATGCGACGCTGCACCCGGAAAAGGTGAACAAGCTGGTGATGTACGGGGCGGTTTATGGGAAGAATTCCACCTTCGTCAGTGCGTTTGGTGACCCGACCAACCAGGACCGGCCGCATTATGAAATGGGCGCCTATCGCTATCTGTCCCGGAAGGAGATCCTTGACCAGTGGGATGGGTGGATCAAGCCCGAGTTCCAGGATGAATGGCGAGACAGGGAGGTCATCGACACCTGGATCAGCACGCTCTTCAGCTCCGATCCCACAGCCAAACAACGCAGCCCGGAATCGATCCAGGTTCCCAACGGCCCGTACATCGATTGGCACGAAATCCACGCGGGCCGGTCGTTGTTCGATCCAGCGAGGATCAAGGCGCCGACCATGATCGTTCGGGGGAGCGCCGAAGAGCTGATAAGCAACGAGGCGGCTGAGGAACTCCTCCAGAAGCTCACGTCGGCGCCATCCAAGCGGCGCCTGGACATCGGGGATTCAACCCATTACGCTATGCTGGAGAAGAACCGCCTCTTGCTGTTTCGTGGCGTTCAGAACTTCCTGGAAGAGTGA
- a CDS encoding rhodanese-like domain-containing protein, with translation MISKEEIRDPFERLNPETAKGLIDKGGVVVVDVRESAEWSQGHIAEAVHIPLGTLMSRPRDLLQQDGIIFVCAEGIRSAVACEVAAAIGKTQIYNLEGGTKAWLKQGFPLTR, from the coding sequence ATGATATCGAAAGAGGAGATTCGAGATCCATTTGAGCGCCTCAATCCTGAGACGGCCAAGGGGCTGATCGATAAAGGGGGCGTGGTCGTGGTTGATGTGCGCGAGTCGGCGGAGTGGAGTCAGGGGCATATCGCCGAGGCCGTGCATATCCCGCTGGGAACGCTGATGAGCCGTCCGCGGGATCTGCTCCAGCAGGACGGGATCATCTTCGTGTGCGCCGAAGGGATCAGGAGCGCAGTGGCCTGCGAGGTTGCGGCAGCCATCGGCAAGACGCAGATCTACAACCTTGAAGGGGGAACCAAAGCCTGGCTCAAGCAAGGCTTCCCCCTCACGCGATGA
- a CDS encoding phosphoglucomutase/phosphomannomutase family protein, with translation MPTPPRIRFGTDGWRGVIARDFTFEGVRLVAGAVAATFRASQPVDQRFLVAVGHDTRFLSRRFAQTATDFLVALGIETCLTTSHVPTPVLACAIPALKARGGLMVTASHNPPSYNGLKVRIADGGAATTTLTDQIEAEIRRLSDDHNGSTAGILPAMDRTSAGAIELFDPLPLYQERLRALVDMECVARSGLHVVLDPMYGATQGIVAGLLRQIGLEVEEIHAEINPWFGGVSPEPMRTSLGELAERVRGLNTSKKIGLAFDGDGDRLGAIDETGTYVTPHQVFAVLLQHLVTRRGLSGTVIKTVSTTTMIDRLAASHGLRLAITPIGFKHIAEVMRGEPFLIGGEESGGIGVAGHIPERDGIVSALLLLECLAIEGKPLGVLLQELEAKVGPHCYRRLDLRLARPEDGRELGRRVGSDPPAHIDGWRVKEVQTLDGVKLVGTDGGWLLIRPSGTEPVLRLYAEAPTQGQVSRLLDWAKTYADTIQREQ, from the coding sequence ATGCCGACGCCGCCACGGATTCGGTTCGGGACAGACGGGTGGCGCGGGGTCATCGCCAGAGATTTTACCTTCGAGGGCGTTCGACTGGTTGCCGGCGCTGTGGCTGCGACCTTTCGAGCGAGTCAACCTGTAGACCAACGTTTCCTCGTTGCCGTCGGTCACGATACTCGCTTTCTCTCTCGCCGGTTTGCGCAGACGGCGACCGATTTCTTGGTTGCGCTCGGCATAGAAACCTGCCTCACGACCTCTCACGTTCCTACCCCTGTATTGGCCTGCGCTATCCCAGCTCTCAAGGCGCGGGGTGGGCTGATGGTTACCGCCAGCCACAACCCTCCATCCTATAACGGATTGAAAGTTCGTATAGCCGATGGTGGTGCCGCGACTACGACCTTGACCGATCAGATCGAGGCCGAGATCCGTCGCCTTTCGGATGATCATAATGGATCGACCGCGGGCATCTTGCCTGCAATGGATCGGACCAGCGCGGGTGCGATTGAGCTGTTCGATCCCCTCCCATTGTATCAGGAGCGGCTGCGTGCCCTGGTCGATATGGAGTGTGTCGCCCGCTCTGGCCTTCACGTCGTCCTCGACCCGATGTATGGGGCGACGCAGGGCATAGTGGCGGGTCTGCTCCGGCAGATCGGTCTTGAGGTGGAGGAGATCCACGCGGAGATCAACCCCTGGTTTGGGGGGGTGTCTCCTGAGCCGATGCGCACCAGCCTTGGAGAGCTCGCCGAACGGGTCAGGGGTTTGAACACGTCGAAAAAGATTGGGCTGGCCTTTGATGGCGACGGCGATCGCCTGGGGGCCATCGATGAGACCGGAACGTATGTCACGCCGCACCAGGTCTTTGCAGTGCTGTTGCAGCATCTGGTCACCAGGCGCGGACTCTCCGGTACGGTCATCAAGACCGTTTCCACTACTACGATGATCGACCGGTTGGCTGCGAGCCATGGCTTGCGGCTTGCGATCACCCCGATCGGGTTCAAGCATATTGCCGAGGTCATGCGGGGAGAGCCGTTTCTGATCGGAGGAGAGGAGAGTGGGGGGATCGGGGTTGCCGGACACATCCCTGAACGAGATGGAATCGTCAGTGCGTTGCTGCTGCTGGAGTGTCTGGCGATTGAAGGGAAACCGCTCGGAGTCTTACTCCAGGAGCTGGAGGCGAAGGTGGGACCCCATTGCTATCGGCGCCTGGACCTGAGGCTGGCTCGACCGGAAGATGGACGCGAACTCGGAAGGCGCGTCGGAAGCGACCCACCCGCCCATATCGATGGGTGGCGGGTGAAAGAGGTGCAGACCCTGGATGGTGTAAAGCTGGTCGGGACAGACGGAGGCTGGCTGCTCATCCGGCCGTCAGGGACAGAGCCTGTGCTTCGCCTCTACGCCGAGGCGCCGACGCAGGGTCAGGTCTCTCGATTACTCGACTGGGCGAAGACCTACGCGGACACGATTCAGAGGGAACAGTAG